The sequence below is a genomic window from Macaca fascicularis isolate 582-1 chromosome 3, T2T-MFA8v1.1.
CCCTGTTGTATCACACTTACTATGAGTGTGCTGGGACCTGCCTAGGAACTTGTACTCACAACCAGACAACCTACTCAGTCTGTGACCCAGGAAAGGGCCAGCCTTATGTGTGTTATGACCCTAAGTCTTCACCTGGGACCTGGTTTGAAATTCATGTCGGGTCAAAGGAAGGGGATCTTCTAAACCAAACCAAGGTCTTTCCTTCCAGCAAGGGTGTTGTATCCTTATACTTTGATGTTTGCCGGATAGCATCCATGGGCTCACTCTTTCCCGTAATCTTCAGTTCCATGGAGTACTATAGTAGCTGCCATAAAAATAGGTGTGCACCCCCTGCTTGTTCCACTGATTCCCCAGTAACAACTTGCTGGGACTGCACAACGTGGTCCAGCAGCCAGCAATCACTGGGGCCAATTATGCTTACCAAAATATCATTGGAACCAGATTGTAAAACAAGCACTGGCAATTCTGTAAATCTTACCATCTTAGAGCCAGATCAGCCCATATGGACAACAGGTTTAAAAGCACCACTAGGGGCACGAGTCAGCGGTAAAGAAATTGACCCAGGAGCCTATGTCTATCTATATGTAATAAAGAAAACTCGGACCCGCTCAACCCAACAGTTCCGAGTTTTTGAGTCATTCTATGAGCATGTTAACCAGAAATTGCCTGAGTCCCCTCCCTTGGCCAGAAATTTATTCGCCCAACTGGCTGAAAACATAGCCAGCAGCCTGCACGTCGCTTCATGTTATGTCTGTGGGGGAACGAACGTGGGAGACCAATGGCCGTGGGAAGCAAGGGAGCTAATGCCCCAAGATAATTTCAGTCTAACTGCCTCTTCCCTTGAACCTGCACTGACAAGTCAGAGCATCTGGTTCTTAAAAACCTCCATTATTGGAAAATTCTGTATTGCTCGCTGGGGAAAGGCCTTTACAGACCCAGTAGGAGAGTTAACTTGCCTAGGACAACAATATTACAATGAGACACTAGGAAAGACTTTATGGAGGGGCAAAAGCAATAATTCTGAATCACCGCACCCAAGCCCATTCTCTCGTTTCCCATCTTTAAACCATTCTTGGTACCAACTTGAAGCTCCAAATACCTGGCAGGCACCCTCTGGCCTCTACTGGATCTGTGGGCCACGGGCATATCGACAGCTGCCAGCTAAGTGGTCAGGGGCCTGTGTACTGGGGACAATTAGGCCGTCCTTCTTCCTAATCCCCCTAAAACAGGGAGAAGTCTTAGGATACCCCATCTATGATGAAACtaaaaggaaaagcagaagaggCATAACTCTGGGAGATTGGAAGGAAAATGAATGGCCTCCTGAAAGAATAATTCAATATTATGGCCCAGCCACCTGGGCAGAAAATGGAATGTGGGGATACCGCACCCCAATTTACATGCTCAACCGCATTATAAGATTGCAGGCAGTACTAGAAATCATTACCAATGAAACTGCAGGGGCCTTGAATCTGCTTGCCCAGCAagccacaaaaatgagaaatgccATTTATCAAAATAGACTGGCTTTAGACTACCTCCTAGCCCAGGAAGAGGGAGTATGCGGAAAGTTCAACCTAACTAACTGCTGCCTGGAAATTGATGACAATGGAAAGGTCATCGAAGAAATAACTGCAAAAATCCAAAAGTTAGCCCACATCCCAGTTCAGTCTTGGAAAGGATAGTCTCCAGATTCCCTCTTCAGAGGTTGGTTCTCATCCCTTGGAGGATTTAAAACCTTAGTATGAATAGTTCTAGCCATATTGGGAGTCTGCCTTGCACTCCCTTGTCTCTTACCCCTCATTGTCAAAAATATCCAAACAGCCATAGAGGCTCTTGTGGACAGACAGACTACCACATGACTAATGGCCCTAAGTATCAACCCCTGCCAAGAAAATAGGTACTTCCTCTTGAAGAACTAAATGAAGATAGTGATGCTTTCTATTAAACCTTACTTATAAAAAGTATCAAAGGAGGGAATGAAGCaggaaatataaaaggaaaaacaagtaaAGGGAAAACAAGTCCTTCCCTGACCAGTCTGACTCACTCCAAAGTCCTGTTGGAGCTATGGTAATGATCTGCAAGGCCAGACAGGGGCCCCGAAAGAATGGGCTTCAGGAGcagagatgagaaaaacaagTTCTCCTTAtcagtttccccatttgaaaTTCTCTCCCCATACCATTATTCTTTGTTCTGTTCTCACAACTATTTTTGTAACTATTTCTGCAATTCTAAAGATTTTGTaagttcctgtttttctttctgtagcaTGGCAAGGTCACAAGACATGTTTAAGTAAGGTATGCTCATGTTGCAAAGCCTGTTGTAAAACCTGTCACAGTAtgattaactgcctttgttctgcttctgtaagaCTGCTTTCCCGCCTACAGGTTTTGCGCCAAAAACCTGACTCGCCCCTGCTGGATGCATGTATAAAAGTCAAGCCCTGTCTCTGTTCAGGGCTCAGCCTTTGGATGTTTATCTGCTGGGCCGGTGGCCACCTAAATAAAATCTTCCTGTTCCACCCAGTGGTCTCCCCGACCTCCTGATTCCCACAActtataagcattcctttttctctgcaacctaaCCAGCATCTCttattgactttttaacaataggcATTCTGACTGGATGAGATGGTATCtctgcatttttctaataattaacaatgtgaattttgttttcatatgcttgttagccacatgtatgtcttcttttgaaaagtatctgttcgggccgggcacggtggctcaagcctgtaatcccagcactttgggaggccgagacgggcggatcacgaggtcaggagatcgagaccatcctggctaacacggtgaaaccccatctctactaaaaaatacaaaaaactagccgggcgaagtggcgggcgcctgtggtcccagctactcgggaggctgaggcaggagaatggcgtaaacccgggaggcggagcttgcagtgagctgagatccggccactgcactccagcctgggcgacagagccagactcagtctcaaaaaaaaaaaaaagaaaagaaaagtatctgttcatgtttttgcttactttttaattaggtttttggtttgttgttgttgtttttgttatggttttctgagacagagtcttgctctgtcaccaggctggagtacagtggcacaatctcgactcactgcaacctccgcttcccaggttcaagtgattctcctgcttcagtctcccgagtagctgggatcacaggtgcgtgccacaaaacccagctaatttttgtatttttagtagtgacggagtttcaccgtgttggccaggatggtctcgatctcctgacctcacgatccatccgcctcagtctcccaaagtgctgggattacaagcgtgagccaccacccctggctgcttcttcttcttcctttttttttttttaataaatttgtttaagtttcttatggatgctggatattagacctttgtcagaagcatagtttgcaaatattttcttctagtctgtaggttgtctgtttactcagtTGATTGTTTCCATTGCTGTGaagcagctctttagtttaattaggtcccatttgtcaatttttgcttctgttgcaattgctttttggtatcttcatcataaaatctttgccagtttTTATGTCTAGAGTTTTCTAGGTTATTTtcaggttatatatatatatatatatatatatatatatatatatgacattaaatatatatatttatatatttatatttatatatatttatatatattatatatatttaaatatataatatttatatatttataaatatatatataacatatatataaataattttaagttctacgtttaagtctttaattcatcttgattttttatatattgtgtaaggaaggcatccagtttcaatcttctacatAGTGCTGTCTAGTTATTCTAgcctcatttattaaatagggaattctttccgcATTGCtcttgtcagctttgttgaagatcagatggttgcaggtaTGTGGCATTGTGGCATTATTTACTGGCaatctattctgtttcattgttctatgagtcttttttatatatatgtgtgtgtgtgtgtgtgtgtgtattgcctTGGGTATTCGGGCTCTTTGTTctatatgaatattaaaatagttgtttttagTTCTATTAAGAATGtttttggtagtttgataggaatgaCATTAGATCTGTAAATTTCTTTtaacagtatggccattttaatgatattgatctTTTTTATCCATAAGCATAAAATAAAcctccatttatttgtgtcatatctgatttatttaagcagtgttttgtaattcttgttgcAGAGGTCTTTctcctccctggttagctgtatttctagatgttttattctttttgtggcagttgtgaaggggattgtgtttttgatttggctttcagcttggaTGTTATTGATGTACAGggatgctactaatttttgtacatttgctATGTATTGTGAAATTTTGCTTCAGTTTTCAGTTTAAGGAGCTTTTCTGCGgagactgtggggttttctatatatagaatcatgttgtctgcaaaaaATGGgaagtttgacttcctttctttcctatttggatgccttttgtttttgtctcttgtctgattgctctggtgtGGACTACCaattctatgttgaataggagtggtgagagaaaacatccttgtcttgtgccagttttcatggagaaatgcttccagcttgtgtccattcagtatgttggttgtgggtttgtcatagagaactcattattttgaagtatgtacCTTCGATGCCTAGTTTGTTGCAGGTTTTTAACGTGAAAGATGTTAAATTTtcttgaaagctttttctgcatctattgagataatctggtgggttttatttttatgtaatgaatcacatttattaatttgtgtatgttgaaccaacctcgtatcccagggataaagcctacttgatcatagtggatttgctttttgttgtgctgttgaatttaatttcccaatattttgttgaagatttttgcatcaatggtcatcaaggatattggcctaaagttttcttctttttgttataTCTATGtcaggttttggtgtcagaatGATGGCGTTCTTATGTAATGAGTTGAAGGGGAGTGTTTTCCTCTCaatttttttagaatagttttagaaggaatggtaccagctcttctttgtacatctggtagaattcagttgtgaatctctctggtcctggactttttttgattgctAGGCTATTCATTACTAATTCAGTTTTGGagtttgttattggtctactcagagattcaatttcttttttgttcagtcttgggaggatgtattgGTCCACGAATTTActatttctttcagattttttagtTTGTGTTCATAGAAGTGTTCATAGTAGACTTCaacagttatttgtatttttgtggggtcagGGTTAATGTcccttttgtcatttctaattgtgtttatttgaatcttctttctttatgaatctggctAGTGGTTTATTTAGCTTACTAATTTTTTCCAAAGATTTAACTCCTGGATTTCTTGATCTTTTGTATAGTTTTTCACATCTAAATCTCCTTCAGTACAGATCAGATTAGTTATTTTTTGCCCTCTGCTACTAAGGAATTGGTTTTGTCTTGCAtctctcattttgtttatgatattaggttgttaaattgagatctttttaacttttttatgtgagcatttagtactataaattcttcttttaacactgccttagctgtgttgcaggtattctggtatgttgtactttgttctcatttgtttcaaagaactttttgatgtctgccttaattttattatttacccaaaagttattcagatgcaggttgtttaatttccatgtaattgtatggtttcaagtgcttttctttgtattgatttacatttttatcaagTTGTGGTCAGAGTGTGTGGTTGGTATAATTTTGGAATGTTTGAATTTGGTGAggattgttttatttctgattgtgtggtcaattttagagtatgagccatgtggtgatgagaagaatgtatattatattGCTTTTAgatggagagttttgtagatgtctattaggacTATTAGGTCAAGTATTGAGTTTAGGTCCTAATATCGttattaattttctgcctcaaaaaTGTGTCTAATAGTGTCTGTGGGGTGTTGTAGTCTCCCACAATTATTGTGTCAGAATCTAAATATCTTTATAGATCTCTTAGAACTTGTCTTATTCATGTGTACctgtgaaagaaaattaaatcttcAGAGCCCAAACTcattaaaccaaaaagaaaagttagTCTGGGAACTGGGTCACACAAACCCACCTACCCTTTTGGTTCTTAAACAAGatggctacaagatgaaaagTTACATGACTCCCCCATATTTTGCCCGCAAGACAATTTCTAGTGAGCTGCAAGATCTTTACCCTAAGGTGTTTCTGTAAAAATTTTaccatggaaatgtaaattgatagcATATCTTTATAGGTTTCACCagacacaaatgcatatctgattgttcCCTTGCCCCATTTTGTCTATGTTATCTTAGGTAAAAATGCAGATTACCTGCATTTTTCCTCTGCCccatttgtctgtgtcatcttatgttaaaaaaaatgcagattcactgaacCAGACAATGGCATCAATGACTATTTTTCCCTACCTCCCTCTTACATAACAGTTTTGTACTTAGTAGCTCatcctttcccctttaaatttggaGCCCCCAAAATTTTCTTGGGAGAAAGACACAGGCCTTTCTCCTGGCTGTGCATTCTTAACTTTGGgaaataaacttcctaaaatgattgagacttttcttgtcatttttcttgATTGACACAcccatggattttttttaaatgacacctttcttctactttttttccccataaacGTATCTCAAGTGCACACGGTGTGCAAAATTAAGATGTCCAATAGTTCAAAAACATGTCCAGAGACCTGGCTGTTAtaatggaaaatacaaattagaaatAAGAAGCTTTATTCTCCACGTGAAAAAAGGGAGgttggatattttctttctttctttctttctttcttttttttttttttttttgagatggagtcttgcctggttgcccagggtggagtgcaatgccacgagctagctcactgcaacctctgcctcctgggttcaagtgtactcagcctcctgagtagctggggttacaggcacacagcaccacacctggataattgtttgtatctttagtagagatggggtttcactatgttggccaggctggcctcaaactcctgacctcatgatttgcccacctcagcctcccaaagtgctgggattacaggcgggagctaccacacccggccaggagTATATTTGCTTAATTGATTTTTCCTTAAAgcatttaaattatatgtatgttttttctctgttgtttgaAAGATACATAAATCATATTAACAGTTAAACCTTTGTCACTGTTTTTGACTTGGGATTGTCTTTATCTAGGACCTCAAGTTCATTGCTTTGGCAAaggtttattttctccatttgttgTCTCTTAAAGTAGACACAGATTTGTTTAGATTAAAGTTCATTTTAAGAGCACACATAAGTTAAGCATGAAGATAGGattaaatttaacaataaaacatgataaagaCTAAAAGATACTATGTTCCTTTCATAGACTACAGATTATCCAAGGTAATCAGGTAATATTTGCAGGCTGAAGTACTTTTATTGCAAAAGCATGGTTCAGTGTATGAAGTGAACAGTGGAGTCTGTAGTTGTGCTttggtttatatttatttcttgagtACAGTTAGCATAGTTATATGTAGTGTTTGTAGACAAACTGCATTCATATAAATTAAACAGTATTTTATACACTAGTGTGAAtataactgtaaaatatttactttgaatGAATCCCTTagtcattttaataatgttatattcggccaggcactgtggctcatgcctgtaatcccagcactttgggatgccaaggtgggtggatcgcctgaggtcaggagttcaagactaaccttgCCGacgtggtgaaacactgtctctactaaaaaatacaaaaattagccaggtgtggtggcacatgcctgtaatcccagctactcgggaggctgaggcaggtgaatcgcttgaacctgggaggtggaggttgcagtgggccgagattgcaccactgcactccagcctgggcaacagagtgagactctgtctcaaaaaaaaaaaaaaaaaaaaagttatattcatacttttgaaataaaaagtgttttaattGAATTATGGTTGtaggccattttttaaaatcctatgtACATTATGACTAGTACATTATTTATACTTAGATGTTTATAtctaatattcaaataaaatttactaCCAAACTATTACAGTAGTATTAGTATGACATGCTTACTAATTTATCCAGTAGAGTTAATTATAGGTAAACATGATTTTAGTGTCTATCATTTCACTAAATTGGAATGCTGCTATTACAGGAAAAGTAAACAAGAATGATTTGGCCACCCAAAAACCATAATGGCTCTACATTTCACCATGATGCAAACTCAAatgtattccactgtatgaataaAGTAATATTCCAGTTCTTCGTTGGAAAGTTACAGTGgtgggaggtccaggcaggcggatcatttgaggtcaggagttcaagaccaacctggccaacatggtgaaaccccatctctactaaaaatacaaaaattagttgggcatagaggcgcatgcctgtaatcctagctactccggaggctgaggaatgagaatcccttgaaccctggaggcggaggctgtagtgagctgagattgtaccactacactccagcctgggcaacagagcaaaaagactccatctcaaaaaaaaaaaaaaaagaagtgttcttTGAAAATTGGCAAATATGTTCCATTATAGATCTCTCATTTAATGGCTAGGAGAAGAGAGAGCAGCAGAGATGGAAGAGAATCCTTATAAAAGTCAGCTGAGAATACGACCCCTTCATAATGCTCATGTTTCTCATGCTGAGAGTAGCTGTGTACTttggatgtttaaaaaaattgattaggGGAATATTTTCTGACTGACCTGATCAAACTTATATCTAgcctgtgtttttaaaagatggttttaactttttttctctcaataCAGCTTTTCTCAGAGTGAgagctgtttttctcttttggtttctgtttcagAGGCCCCATTACTATCCCATGATGTCTGTGAATGAGATGGGCTATCACAGAGCTCTTGGAGCTATCTCTGTCTAGACTCATGCTGAAAATCCagcagtattttttctttatctctgttataaatagaaactgaggctgaaacaGTGCTCCTATTCCCATTATTGTGAAGGTGCATTCCTACCTGGGAAGCCTGCAGGCTCTCCTCCTGCAGCTCAGGCTTCACTCTGCAATGTGGCACTGGAGTGCTGCTGTGGCAGTTGGTGATAACCTAAGATGTGTTCTGCCAGCTGTGAGCTCTGTGCTGTGGGTTGTGCCTCAGGGAAAGATGGTGTAGGAGTCAAGAGAGGACACCAGCCACCAGGAGAGAGCAAGCAGGAGTGCTATAGCCCAGTGCTCAGGGAGTAGAGAGCCATtgcttttaaatgtaaatagccaaataggaacagctccagcctccagctcccagtgtgagcgacacagaagatgggtgatttctgtattttaaactgaggtactgggtttgtctcactggggtgtgttggACAGTTGATGCTGGTCCACGgatgcagcccgaccagcaagagctgaagcagggcgaggcatcacctcacctgggaagtgcaagggggaagggaattccttttcctagccaatggaaattgagacacacatctgggaaatcaggtaactccctccctaatactgtgctttaccaagggtcttagcaaatggcacaccaggagattatatcccacacctggccccatgggtcccatgcccacggaggcaccctcattgctagcacagcagtcggagatctaactgcaaggcggcagcgaggctgggggaggggcaccaccattgctgaggcttaagtagataaacaaagccgccaggacgctcgaattgggtggagcccaccacagctcaaggaggcctgcctgcctctgtagactccacctctggggacagggcatagctaaacaaaaagtagcagaaacctctgcagatgtaaaagtccctgtctgagagctttgaagagagcagtggttctcccagcacggaggttgagatctgagaacagacagactgcctgctcaagtgggtccctgacccctgagtagcctaactgggagacatcccccactaggtgcagaccgacacatcacacctcacatggctgggtacaccctgagacgaagcttccagagcaagaatcagacagtaacactcactgttcagcaatattctatcttctgcagcctccgctgctgatacccaggcaaacagggtctggagtgaacctcaagcaaactccaacagacctgcagctgagagtcctgactgttagaaggaaaactaacagaaaggacatccacaccaaaaccccatcagtacttcaccatcatcaaagactaaaggcagataaaaccacaaagatggggaaaaagcagtgcagaaaagctggaaattcaaaaaatcagagcgcatcttcccttccaaaggaacacagctcatcaccagcaatggaacaaagctggatggagaatgactttgacaagttgagagaagaaggcttcagtcaatcaaacttctcagagctaaaggaggaactacgtaaccagcacaaagaaactaaaaaccttgaagacggaatggatgaatggataactagaataatcaatgcagaaaagaccttaaaagaactgatagagatgaaaaccatgacacgagaactacatgacaagtgcacaagcttcagtaaccgacttgatcaactggaagaaagattatcagTGATCGAAgctcaaatgaatgaaatgaagcgagaagagaaacatagagaaaaaagagtaaaaaatgaacaaagcctgcaagaagtatgggattatgtgaaaagaccaaatctacgtctgatagGTGTGCCTGAAaatgacagggaaaatggaaccaagttggaaaacactctgcaggatatcatccaggagaacttcctcaacctagcaaggcaggccaacattcaaattcaggaaatacagagaacaccacaaagatactcctca
It includes:
- the ERV3-1 gene encoding endogenous retrovirus group 3 member 1 Env polyprotein isoform X1; amino-acid sequence: MLGVNMLLITLFLLLPLSMLKGEPWEGCLHCTHTTWSGSIMTKTLLYHTYYECAGTCLGTCTHNQTTYSVCDPGKGQPYVCYDPKSSPGTWFEIHVGSKEGDLLNQTKVFPSSKGVVSLYFDVCRIASMGSLFPVIFSSMEYYSSCHKNRCAPPACSTDSPVTTCWDCTTWSSSQQSLGPIMLTKISLEPDCKTSTGNSVNLTILEPDQPIWTTGLKAPLGARVSGKEIDPGAYVYLYVIKKTRTRSTQQFRVFESFYEHVNQKLPESPPLARNLFAQLAENIASSLHVASCYVCGGTNVGDQWPWEARELMPQDNFSLTASSLEPALTSQSIWFLKTSIIGKFCIARWGKAFTDPVGELTCLGQQYYNETLGKTLWRGKSNNSESPHPSPFSRFPSLNHSWYQLEAPNTWQAPSGLYWICGPRAYRQLPAKWSGACVLGTIRPSFFLIPLKQGEVLGYPIYDETKRKSRRGITLGDWKENEWPPERIIQYYGPATWAENGMWGYRTPIYMLNRIIRLQAVLEIITNETAGALNLLAQQATKMRNAIYQNRLALDYLLAQEEGVCGKFNLTNCCLEIDDNGKVIEEITAKIQKLAHIPVQSWKG
- the ERV3-1 gene encoding endogenous retrovirus group 3 member 1 Env polyprotein precursor (The RefSeq protein has 1 substitution compared to this genomic sequence); the encoded protein is MLGVNMLLITLFLLLPLSMLKGEPWEGCLHCTHTTWSGSIMTKTLLYHTYYECAGTCLGTCTHNQTTYSVCDPGKGQPYVCYDPKSSPGTWFEIHVGSKEGDLLNQTKVFPSSKGVVSLYFDVCRIASMGSLFPVIFSSMEYYSSCHKNRCAPPACSTDSPVTTCWDCTTWSSSQQSLGPIMLTKISLEPDCKTSTGNSVNLTILEPDQPIWTTGLKAPLGARVSGKEIDPGAYVYLYVIKKTRTRSTQQFRVFESFYEHVNQKLPESPPLARNLFAQLAENIASSLHVASCYVCGGTNVGDQWPWEARELMPQDNFSLTASSLEPALTSQSIWFLKTSIIGKFCIARWGKAFTDPVGELTCLGQQYYNETLGKTLWRGKSNNSESPHPSPFSRFPSLNHSWYQLEAPNTWQAPSGLYWICGPRAYRQLPAKWSGACVLGTIRPSFFLIPLKQGEVLGYPIYDETKRKSRRGITLGDWKENEWPPERIIQYYGPATWAEDGMWGYRTPIYMLNRIIRLQAVLEIITNETAGALNLLAQQATKMRNAIYQNRLALDYLLAQEEGVCGKFNLTNCCLEIDDNGKVIEEITAKIQKLAHIPVQSWKG